In a single window of the Pongo abelii isolate AG06213 chromosome 1, NHGRI_mPonAbe1-v2.0_pri, whole genome shotgun sequence genome:
- the LOC100453994 gene encoding low affinity immunoglobulin gamma Fc region receptor III-A isoform X3, protein MWQLLLPTALLLLVSAGMQTEDLPKAVVFLQPQWYRVLEEDSVTLKCQGAYSSEDNSTQWFHDESLISSQASSYFIAAAGIKDSGEYRCQTSLSTLSDPVQLEVHTGWLLLQAPRWVFKEEDSIHLRCHSWKNKALHKVTYLQNGKGRKYFHQNSDFYIPKATLKDSGSYFCRGLLGNKNVSSETLNITITQGLAVSTASSFFPPGYQVSFCLVMVLLFAVDTGLYFSVKRNIRSSTRDWKDHKFKWRKDLQDK, encoded by the exons ATGTGGCAGCTGCTCCTCCCAACTGCTCTGCTACTTCTAG TTTCAGCTGGCATGCAGACTG AAGATCTCCCAAAGGCTGTGGTATTCCTGCAGCCTCAATGGTACAGGGTGCTCGAGGAGGACAGTGTGACTCTGAAGTGCCAGGGAGCCTACTCCTCTGAGGACAATTCCACACAGTGGTTTCACGATGAGAGCCTCATCTCAAGCCAGGCCTCGAGCTACTTCATTGCCGCTGCCGGAATCAAAGACAGTGGAGAGTACAGGTGCCAGACAAGCCTCTCCACACTCAGTGACCCGGTGCAGCTAGAAGTCCATACCG gCTGGCTGTTGCTCCAGGCCCCTCGGTGGGTGTTCAAGGAGGAAGACTCTATTCACCTGAGGTGTCACAGCTGGAAGAACAAGGCTCTGCATAAGGTCACATATTTACAGAACGGCAAAGGCAGGAAGTATTTTCATCAGAATTCTGACTTCTACATTCCAAAAGCCACACTCAAAGACAGCGGCTCCTACTTCTGCAGGGGGCTTCTTGGGAATAAAAATGTGTCTTCAGAGACTTTGAACATCACCATCACTCAAG GTTTGGCAGTGTCAACCGCCTCATCATTCTTTCCACCTGGGTACCAAGTCTCTTTCTGCTTGGTGATGGTACTCCTTTTTGCAGTGGACACAGGACTATATTTCTCTGTGAAGAGAAACATTCGAAGCTCAACAAGAGACTGGAAGGACCATAAATTTAAATGGAGAAAGGACCTTCAAGACAAATGA
- the LOC100453994 gene encoding low affinity immunoglobulin gamma Fc region receptor III-A isoform X4: MWQLLLPTALLLLVSAGMQTDLPKAVVFLQPQWYRVLEEDSVTLKCQGAYSSEDNSTQWFHDESLISSQASSYFIAAAGIKDSGEYRCQTSLSTLSDPVQLEVHTGWLLLQAPRWVFKEEDSIHLRCHSWKNKALHKVTYLQNGKGRKYFHQNSDFYIPKATLKDSGSYFCRGLLGNKNVSSETLNITITQGLAVSTASSFFPPGYQVSFCLVMVLLFAVDTGLYFSVKRNIRSSTRDWKDHKFKWRKDLQDK; encoded by the exons ATGTGGCAGCTGCTCCTCCCAACTGCTCTGCTACTTCTAG TTTCAGCTGGCATGCAGACTG ATCTCCCAAAGGCTGTGGTATTCCTGCAGCCTCAATGGTACAGGGTGCTCGAGGAGGACAGTGTGACTCTGAAGTGCCAGGGAGCCTACTCCTCTGAGGACAATTCCACACAGTGGTTTCACGATGAGAGCCTCATCTCAAGCCAGGCCTCGAGCTACTTCATTGCCGCTGCCGGAATCAAAGACAGTGGAGAGTACAGGTGCCAGACAAGCCTCTCCACACTCAGTGACCCGGTGCAGCTAGAAGTCCATACCG gCTGGCTGTTGCTCCAGGCCCCTCGGTGGGTGTTCAAGGAGGAAGACTCTATTCACCTGAGGTGTCACAGCTGGAAGAACAAGGCTCTGCATAAGGTCACATATTTACAGAACGGCAAAGGCAGGAAGTATTTTCATCAGAATTCTGACTTCTACATTCCAAAAGCCACACTCAAAGACAGCGGCTCCTACTTCTGCAGGGGGCTTCTTGGGAATAAAAATGTGTCTTCAGAGACTTTGAACATCACCATCACTCAAG GTTTGGCAGTGTCAACCGCCTCATCATTCTTTCCACCTGGGTACCAAGTCTCTTTCTGCTTGGTGATGGTACTCCTTTTTGCAGTGGACACAGGACTATATTTCTCTGTGAAGAGAAACATTCGAAGCTCAACAAGAGACTGGAAGGACCATAAATTTAAATGGAGAAAGGACCTTCAAGACAAATGA
- the LOC100453994 gene encoding low affinity immunoglobulin gamma Fc region receptor III-A isoform X2, producing MVLLSHSWCWVDPNPGDGGKHPGMAEGTLRQILCVPPDAQPQTFGGVKGADPPTLPPGSFLPVPVLWWGSLARLQFEKSDEVSRKGNWWLTEMGGGAGERLFTSSCLVGLVPLGLQISLVTCPLQCGIMWQLLLPTALLLLVSAGMQTDLPKAVVFLQPQWYRVLEEDSVTLKCQGAYSSEDNSTQWFHDESLISSQASSYFIAAAGIKDSGEYRCQTSLSTLSDPVQLEVHTGWLLLQAPRWVFKEEDSIHLRCHSWKNKALHKVTYLQNGKGRKYFHQNSDFYIPKATLKDSGSYFCRGLLGNKNVSSETLNITITQGLAVSTASSFFPPGYQVSFCLVMVLLFAVDTGLYFSVKRNIRSSTRDWKDHKFKWRKDLQDK from the exons ATGGTCTTGCTGTCCCATTCTTGGTGCTGGGTGGATCCAAACCCAGGAGATGGGGGCAAGCATCCTGGGATGGCTGAAGGCACACTCCGGCAGATTCTGTGTGTGCCCCCAGATGCTCAGCCGCAGACCTTTGGGGGAGTAAAGGGGGCAGACCCACCCACCTTGCCTCCAGGCTCTTTCCTTCCTGTTCCTGTTCTATGGTGGGGCTCCCTTGCCAGACTTCAGTTTGAGAAGTCAGATGAAGTTTCAAGAAAAGGAAACTGGTGGCTGACAGAGATGGGTGGAGGGGCTGGGGAAAGGCTGTTTACTTCCTCCTGTCTAGTCGGCTTGGTCCCTTTAGGGCTCCAGATATCTTTGGTGACTTGTCCACTCCAGTGTGGCATCATGTGGCAGCTGCTCCTCCCAACTGCTCTGCTACTTCTAG TTTCAGCTGGCATGCAGACTG ATCTCCCAAAGGCTGTGGTATTCCTGCAGCCTCAATGGTACAGGGTGCTCGAGGAGGACAGTGTGACTCTGAAGTGCCAGGGAGCCTACTCCTCTGAGGACAATTCCACACAGTGGTTTCACGATGAGAGCCTCATCTCAAGCCAGGCCTCGAGCTACTTCATTGCCGCTGCCGGAATCAAAGACAGTGGAGAGTACAGGTGCCAGACAAGCCTCTCCACACTCAGTGACCCGGTGCAGCTAGAAGTCCATACCG gCTGGCTGTTGCTCCAGGCCCCTCGGTGGGTGTTCAAGGAGGAAGACTCTATTCACCTGAGGTGTCACAGCTGGAAGAACAAGGCTCTGCATAAGGTCACATATTTACAGAACGGCAAAGGCAGGAAGTATTTTCATCAGAATTCTGACTTCTACATTCCAAAAGCCACACTCAAAGACAGCGGCTCCTACTTCTGCAGGGGGCTTCTTGGGAATAAAAATGTGTCTTCAGAGACTTTGAACATCACCATCACTCAAG GTTTGGCAGTGTCAACCGCCTCATCATTCTTTCCACCTGGGTACCAAGTCTCTTTCTGCTTGGTGATGGTACTCCTTTTTGCAGTGGACACAGGACTATATTTCTCTGTGAAGAGAAACATTCGAAGCTCAACAAGAGACTGGAAGGACCATAAATTTAAATGGAGAAAGGACCTTCAAGACAAATGA
- the LOC100453994 gene encoding low affinity immunoglobulin gamma Fc region receptor III-A isoform X1 has protein sequence MVLLSHSWCWVDPNPGDGGKHPGMAEGTLRQILCVPPDAQPQTFGGVKGADPPTLPPGSFLPVPVLWWGSLARLQFEKSDEVSRKGNWWLTEMGGGAGERLFTSSCLVGLVPLGLQISLVTCPLQCGIMWQLLLPTALLLLVSAGMQTEDLPKAVVFLQPQWYRVLEEDSVTLKCQGAYSSEDNSTQWFHDESLISSQASSYFIAAAGIKDSGEYRCQTSLSTLSDPVQLEVHTGWLLLQAPRWVFKEEDSIHLRCHSWKNKALHKVTYLQNGKGRKYFHQNSDFYIPKATLKDSGSYFCRGLLGNKNVSSETLNITITQGLAVSTASSFFPPGYQVSFCLVMVLLFAVDTGLYFSVKRNIRSSTRDWKDHKFKWRKDLQDK, from the exons ATGGTCTTGCTGTCCCATTCTTGGTGCTGGGTGGATCCAAACCCAGGAGATGGGGGCAAGCATCCTGGGATGGCTGAAGGCACACTCCGGCAGATTCTGTGTGTGCCCCCAGATGCTCAGCCGCAGACCTTTGGGGGAGTAAAGGGGGCAGACCCACCCACCTTGCCTCCAGGCTCTTTCCTTCCTGTTCCTGTTCTATGGTGGGGCTCCCTTGCCAGACTTCAGTTTGAGAAGTCAGATGAAGTTTCAAGAAAAGGAAACTGGTGGCTGACAGAGATGGGTGGAGGGGCTGGGGAAAGGCTGTTTACTTCCTCCTGTCTAGTCGGCTTGGTCCCTTTAGGGCTCCAGATATCTTTGGTGACTTGTCCACTCCAGTGTGGCATCATGTGGCAGCTGCTCCTCCCAACTGCTCTGCTACTTCTAG TTTCAGCTGGCATGCAGACTG AAGATCTCCCAAAGGCTGTGGTATTCCTGCAGCCTCAATGGTACAGGGTGCTCGAGGAGGACAGTGTGACTCTGAAGTGCCAGGGAGCCTACTCCTCTGAGGACAATTCCACACAGTGGTTTCACGATGAGAGCCTCATCTCAAGCCAGGCCTCGAGCTACTTCATTGCCGCTGCCGGAATCAAAGACAGTGGAGAGTACAGGTGCCAGACAAGCCTCTCCACACTCAGTGACCCGGTGCAGCTAGAAGTCCATACCG gCTGGCTGTTGCTCCAGGCCCCTCGGTGGGTGTTCAAGGAGGAAGACTCTATTCACCTGAGGTGTCACAGCTGGAAGAACAAGGCTCTGCATAAGGTCACATATTTACAGAACGGCAAAGGCAGGAAGTATTTTCATCAGAATTCTGACTTCTACATTCCAAAAGCCACACTCAAAGACAGCGGCTCCTACTTCTGCAGGGGGCTTCTTGGGAATAAAAATGTGTCTTCAGAGACTTTGAACATCACCATCACTCAAG GTTTGGCAGTGTCAACCGCCTCATCATTCTTTCCACCTGGGTACCAAGTCTCTTTCTGCTTGGTGATGGTACTCCTTTTTGCAGTGGACACAGGACTATATTTCTCTGTGAAGAGAAACATTCGAAGCTCAACAAGAGACTGGAAGGACCATAAATTTAAATGGAGAAAGGACCTTCAAGACAAATGA